In one Trichlorobacter lovleyi SZ genomic region, the following are encoded:
- a CDS encoding protein-glutamate methylesterase/protein-glutamine glutaminase, translating into MFSPASGAKTRVLIVDDSSFMRMAIRGILVKEPSIEVVGTASDGVEGVEKAIALKPDLITMDVEMPRMDGISALKQIMAKAPTKVLMVSTLTNEGAKATFEALDAGALDYIPKNVTDSSDAQNIFRDELLKKVREATRSRILRPASGLSMPRPGTLAAPPPRAAVKTSKIHSKKITHVGIGASTGGPVALQEVISRIPMNFPYGIVVAIHMPKAFTGPYADRLNAKCSITVKEAVDGEPIKPGTILIAPGGMHTQVVRGAGGLVVKTAPTSAYPQYVYIPSVDLMISSMAEATAGSMLGVVLTGMGNDGFKGMQLLKQKGGVTLVQDEATSTIYGMPKACVDGGVADEVLPLGQIGYEIGKFMG; encoded by the coding sequence ATGTTTTCTCCAGCGTCGGGTGCAAAAACCCGTGTTCTGATTGTAGATGATTCATCCTTCATGCGGATGGCCATCCGTGGCATTCTGGTCAAAGAACCCTCCATTGAGGTCGTCGGCACGGCCAGTGATGGGGTTGAAGGAGTTGAAAAGGCAATTGCCCTCAAGCCTGACCTGATCACCATGGATGTTGAAATGCCGCGTATGGACGGCATCTCTGCCCTGAAACAGATCATGGCCAAGGCCCCCACCAAGGTCCTGATGGTTTCCACCCTTACCAACGAAGGGGCCAAGGCAACCTTTGAGGCGCTGGACGCCGGGGCCCTGGACTATATCCCCAAAAACGTCACCGATTCATCCGATGCCCAGAACATCTTCCGTGATGAACTGCTCAAAAAGGTTCGTGAAGCGACCCGTTCCCGTATCCTGCGTCCGGCAAGCGGCTTGAGCATGCCCCGTCCGGGCACTCTGGCTGCGCCCCCCCCCCGGGCAGCCGTCAAGACCTCGAAGATCCATTCCAAAAAGATCACCCATGTCGGCATCGGCGCCTCAACCGGCGGACCGGTGGCACTGCAGGAGGTGATCTCCCGCATCCCGATGAACTTCCCCTATGGTATCGTGGTGGCGATCCACATGCCCAAGGCCTTTACCGGTCCCTATGCCGACCGTCTGAATGCCAAGTGCTCCATAACGGTCAAAGAGGCGGTTGATGGTGAACCGATCAAACCGGGCACCATCCTGATCGCGCCTGGCGGCATGCACACCCAGGTGGTGCGCGGCGCCGGCGGTCTGGTGGTCAAGACAGCTCCGACCTCAGCCTACCCCCAGTATGTCTATATCCCTTCCGTTGATCTGATGATCTCTTCCATGGCAGAGGCTACGGCAGGATCAATGCTGGGTGTTGTTCTGACCGGTATGGGTAATGATGGCTTCAAAGGGATGCAATTGCTGAAGCAAAAAGGCGGGGTAACCCTGGTGCAGGATGAGGCGACCTCAACCATTTACGGCATGCCCAAGGCCTGCGTTGATGGCGGAGTGGCTGATGAAGTGCTGCCGCTGGGACAGATCGGCTACGAGATTGGCAAGTTTATGGGATAA
- a CDS encoding peptide chain release factor 3, with translation MFNQEEVNKRRTFAIISHPDAGKTTITEKLLLFGGAIQQAGEVRARKSGRHATSDWMELEKQRGISVTSSVMKFTYDGFEINLLDTPGHNDFSEDTYRVLTAVDSALMVIDSVKGVESQTKKLLDVCRLRDTPIMTFMNKLDREGQEPLDLLDDVEKNLGMQTAPMTWPIGMGKRFRGTYHLYSKEVLLFDPDAEHGVDRIVAVQGLDDPLLDELLGSQAEELRNDVELLEGAAHPFDLDAYLAGRQTPVFFGSAINTFGVQQLLDTFVQNAPHPRPRATTTRLVSPYEEPFSGFVFKIQANMDPAHRDRIAFFRICSGRFERGMKVRHLRLGRDFQISNATIFMAQDRSNVEEAFPGDIIGIHNHGTIKIGDTFTMGEEMKFTGIPSFAPEHFRKVRLLNPMKSKALEKGLVQLAEEGTTQVFKPIFGAEWVVGAVGILQFEVVLHRLEFEYGVKIAYEPVAYATARWVTGEKKLIEDFEKKEKMNLYIDGEGKLTYMAGSQWRLDNTIENWPDLEFHATSEHS, from the coding sequence ATGTTCAATCAGGAAGAAGTCAACAAGCGGCGCACCTTTGCCATCATCAGCCACCCTGACGCCGGTAAGACCACCATTACCGAGAAGCTGCTGCTGTTCGGTGGTGCTATCCAACAGGCGGGTGAAGTGCGGGCCCGCAAATCAGGTCGGCATGCCACCTCGGACTGGATGGAGCTGGAGAAACAGCGTGGCATCTCAGTTACCTCATCGGTGATGAAGTTTACCTACGACGGCTTTGAGATCAACCTGCTGGATACCCCCGGTCACAACGACTTTTCCGAGGATACTTACCGGGTGCTGACCGCCGTTGACTCGGCCCTGATGGTGATCGACTCGGTCAAAGGGGTGGAGAGCCAGACCAAGAAGCTGCTGGATGTCTGTCGCCTGCGCGACACCCCGATCATGACCTTTATGAACAAGCTGGATCGGGAAGGGCAGGAGCCGCTGGACCTGCTGGATGATGTGGAGAAGAACCTGGGGATGCAGACCGCCCCCATGACCTGGCCGATCGGCATGGGTAAGCGTTTTCGTGGCACCTATCACCTCTACAGCAAAGAGGTGCTGTTGTTTGATCCTGATGCCGAGCATGGGGTTGATCGGATTGTGGCAGTGCAGGGGCTGGATGATCCGCTGCTGGATGAACTGCTGGGCAGTCAGGCTGAAGAGCTGCGTAACGACGTGGAACTGCTGGAAGGGGCGGCCCACCCTTTTGACCTGGATGCCTATCTGGCCGGACGTCAGACTCCGGTCTTTTTCGGCAGTGCCATCAACACCTTCGGGGTTCAGCAACTGCTGGATACCTTTGTCCAGAATGCCCCCCATCCCCGGCCCCGCGCCACCACCACCCGGCTGGTTTCCCCTTATGAGGAGCCGTTTTCCGGGTTTGTTTTCAAGATTCAGGCAAACATGGACCCGGCCCACCGCGACCGGATTGCCTTTTTCAGGATCTGCTCCGGCCGTTTTGAACGTGGCATGAAGGTGCGCCACCTGCGTCTGGGACGTGATTTCCAGATCAGCAATGCCACCATCTTCATGGCCCAGGATCGCAGCAACGTGGAAGAGGCCTTCCCCGGTGACATCATCGGCATTCACAACCATGGCACCATCAAGATCGGTGATACCTTTACCATGGGAGAGGAGATGAAGTTTACCGGTATCCCCAGCTTTGCGCCGGAACATTTTCGTAAGGTACGGCTGCTGAATCCGATGAAATCCAAGGCCCTTGAGAAAGGGCTGGTGCAGCTGGCTGAAGAAGGTACGACCCAGGTCTTTAAGCCGATCTTCGGTGCAGAATGGGTTGTTGGTGCGGTTGGTATCCTGCAGTTTGAGGTGGTGCTACACCGGCTGGAGTTTGAGTACGGCGTCAAGATCGCCTACGAGCCGGTGGCCTATGCCACGGCCCGCTGGGTAACCGGTGAAAAGAAGTTGATCGAGGATTTTGAGAAGAAAGAGAAGATGAACCTGTACATTGATGGCGAAGGCAAGCTGACCTACATGGCAGGCAGTCAGTGGCGTTTGGATAATACGATAGAGAACTGGCCGGATCTGGAGTTTCACGCCACTTCAGAGCACAGTTAA
- a CDS encoding DoxX family protein: MARGGFELSDAVAPLVIRIPLGLIFLAHGSQKLFGLFGGSGLTATFATFEQKLGIPPIFTLLAIIAEFGGGLGVLTGFLTRVSAAGIASVMAVAIYKVHWAHGFFMNANCVSGRGHGIEFTLALLGMAVYLMVAGGGKWCIDRLIFRA, translated from the coding sequence ATGGCCAGAGGTGGTTTTGAACTGTCTGATGCCGTAGCACCGCTGGTCATCCGTATCCCGCTGGGGCTGATCTTTCTTGCCCATGGTTCGCAAAAGTTGTTCGGCCTGTTTGGCGGCAGCGGTTTAACGGCAACCTTTGCCACCTTTGAGCAGAAACTGGGGATACCGCCGATCTTTACCCTGTTGGCGATTATTGCCGAGTTTGGCGGCGGTCTGGGGGTACTGACCGGGTTCCTGACCCGTGTGTCGGCAGCCGGTATCGCCTCGGTGATGGCAGTGGCGATTTACAAGGTCCACTGGGCCCATGGCTTCTTTATGAATGCCAACTGTGTCTCCGGACGCGGCCACGGTATCGAGTTTACGCTGGCCCTGCTGGGGATGGCGGTCTACCTGATGGTGGCCGGTGGCGGCAAGTGGTGTATTGACCGTCTTATCTTCAGGGCCTAG
- the coaE gene encoding dephospho-CoA kinase (Dephospho-CoA kinase (CoaE) performs the final step in coenzyme A biosynthesis.) has product MLTIGLTGGIATGKSSVAAFLAELGAEVIDADQLARDAVAPGTASLQRIVELFGQQALQPDGSLNRQAVRELVFNEPDRRQQLEAILHPAIKELALQQIEQARIRGSRVVVYMAPLLIEAKATDRVDEIWVVTVRPEVQLERLMARDGCSRPQAEQIIAAQMPLAEKERFGVVVIDNSSSLEETRHQVEAAWQQRIGS; this is encoded by the coding sequence ATGTTGACCATTGGACTGACAGGCGGAATCGCCACCGGCAAGAGTAGTGTTGCAGCGTTCCTGGCCGAACTCGGTGCTGAGGTGATTGATGCGGACCAGCTTGCGCGGGATGCGGTGGCTCCGGGCACCGCATCCCTGCAACGGATTGTGGAGCTGTTCGGACAACAGGCCCTGCAGCCGGATGGCAGCCTGAACCGTCAGGCAGTGCGGGAGCTGGTCTTTAACGAGCCGGACAGGCGGCAGCAGCTTGAGGCGATCCTGCACCCGGCCATCAAGGAGCTTGCCCTGCAGCAGATTGAGCAGGCACGAATCCGTGGTTCCCGCGTGGTGGTCTATATGGCACCGCTGCTGATTGAGGCCAAGGCCACCGACCGGGTGGATGAGATCTGGGTGGTGACTGTGCGGCCCGAGGTACAGCTAGAGCGCCTGATGGCCCGCGACGGCTGCAGCAGGCCGCAGGCAGAACAGATCATAGCGGCCCAGATGCCGCTGGCAGAAAAAGAACGCTTCGGCGTGGTGGTTATCGACAACAGTTCCAGCCTGGAGGAAACCCGTCATCAGGTTGAAGCGGCATGGCAGCAAAGGATCGGATCATGA
- a CDS encoding THUMP domain-containing class I SAM-dependent RNA methyltransferase yields MAAKDRIMTEQRTILRRKSTAVRQPDSLLNLFATVPLGAEELTAAELGRLGAEGITVVRGGVSFSGNHTTLYRSLLQVRTASRILLQLGQFPCGSPQELYDGMRNLPWGELLTPTMTLAVDCTVRDSLITHSHFAALKAKDAIVDLLRDTTGSRPNIDTKAPDLRINLHIAKNQASVSLDASGDPLDRRGWRLDRNDAPLRETLAAAIMLHTGWDGSVPLLDPMCGSGTLLLEGTAIALNQVAGAGREFGLMRWRDFDRRQWEQVLQEEQAKVAESLDLPVLGYDQDPRAIIACRENARRAGLAYQVAFDRKTFEESEPCGHQGVLVMNPPYGVRMGDRRELEVLYRKIGEVFKRRFTGWTAYLLAGDLELAKLVGLKPSRRFVLFNGPLECRLLKYELY; encoded by the coding sequence ATGGCAGCAAAGGATCGGATCATGACTGAACAACGCACCATACTCCGTCGTAAAAGCACCGCTGTCAGACAACCGGACAGCCTGCTCAACCTGTTTGCCACGGTGCCGCTGGGGGCGGAAGAGCTGACTGCAGCAGAGCTGGGGCGGCTGGGAGCCGAAGGGATCACCGTGGTACGGGGCGGCGTCAGCTTCAGCGGCAACCACACCACCCTCTACCGCAGCCTGCTGCAGGTACGGACCGCCAGCCGGATACTGCTGCAACTGGGGCAGTTCCCCTGTGGATCGCCACAGGAGCTGTACGACGGCATGCGCAACCTCCCCTGGGGTGAGCTGCTGACCCCGACCATGACCCTGGCAGTGGACTGCACTGTGCGCGACTCCCTTATCACCCACTCCCACTTTGCCGCGCTGAAGGCCAAGGATGCCATTGTTGACCTGTTGCGGGACACAACCGGCAGCCGCCCTAATATCGACACCAAGGCACCTGATCTGCGGATCAACCTGCATATTGCCAAAAACCAGGCCAGTGTCTCGCTGGATGCCAGCGGTGATCCGCTGGACCGGCGCGGCTGGCGTCTTGACCGTAACGACGCCCCCCTGCGTGAAACCCTGGCCGCCGCCATCATGCTGCATACCGGCTGGGACGGCAGCGTACCGCTGCTTGACCCGATGTGCGGCTCCGGCACCCTGCTGCTGGAAGGAACCGCCATTGCGCTGAACCAGGTAGCTGGTGCAGGACGGGAGTTTGGCCTGATGCGCTGGCGCGATTTTGATCGCAGGCAGTGGGAGCAGGTTCTGCAGGAAGAGCAGGCCAAGGTAGCCGAGAGTCTAGATCTGCCGGTACTGGGCTATGATCAGGACCCACGGGCCATCATTGCCTGCCGGGAGAATGCCCGCCGGGCTGGGCTGGCCTATCAGGTGGCCTTTGACCGCAAAACGTTTGAGGAATCAGAACCGTGTGGCCATCAGGGGGTGTTGGTGATGAACCCGCCCTACGGTGTGCGGATGGGAGACAGACGGGAACTAGAGGTTCTGTACCGCAAGATCGGCGAGGTCTTTAAGCGCCGCTTCACCGGCTGGACCGCCTATCTGCTGGCCGGAGATCTGGAGCTGGCAAAACTGGTGGGGCTGAAGCCATCACGACGCTTTGTGCTGTTCAACGGACCACTGGAATGCAGGCTGCTGAAGTACGAATTATACTGA
- a CDS encoding sigma-54-dependent transcriptional regulator, giving the protein MIRVLVVDDDSLTCKILTRMLGPEYQVHSFSNGADALDHFSRHGAEIVLTDLKMPRMGGQELLEQLIKLDPQVIVFVITGHSSLESAVAAVKQGAYDFIAKPFDPDDVLLRINRALKERRLEDEVALYRSEQERQRSRHIPLTSNPQMQQLLDLARRAARTDSTVLIQGETGVGKELVARAIHFWSPRREQPFVAVNCGALSEGVLESELFGHEKGAFTGAHAKRIGYFELASRGTLFLDEIGTTNNAFQVRLLRVLQERVVQRVGGGISIPVDSRIIAATNRDLEEEARQGRFRADLYYRLGVVTLRVPPLRERPEDIRLLAEHFLAGHGAINPRITGIAPAGMRLLEQYDYPGNVRELENIIERAMILETGTVLTPESLLIGCQNEATGTDEVESLRIDEAEQEHILRVLKSCNGRKLEAARLLGINKTTLWRKMKRYGIGEESV; this is encoded by the coding sequence ATGATCAGAGTACTGGTGGTTGATGATGATTCCCTGACCTGTAAGATTCTGACCCGGATGCTGGGGCCGGAATATCAGGTACACAGTTTCAGCAACGGTGCCGATGCCCTGGACCATTTCAGCCGTCACGGCGCAGAGATCGTCCTGACTGATCTGAAGATGCCGCGCATGGGGGGGCAGGAGCTGCTGGAACAGCTGATCAAGCTCGATCCGCAGGTGATTGTCTTTGTGATTACCGGCCATTCTTCCCTGGAAAGCGCGGTTGCTGCGGTCAAACAGGGTGCTTACGATTTTATTGCCAAGCCGTTTGATCCTGATGATGTCCTGTTGCGGATCAACCGGGCACTCAAGGAGCGACGGCTTGAAGACGAGGTGGCGCTTTATCGCAGTGAACAGGAACGTCAGCGTTCACGCCACATCCCGCTCACCAGCAACCCCCAGATGCAGCAACTGCTTGATCTTGCCAGGCGGGCGGCCCGCACTGACAGCACCGTGCTGATTCAGGGAGAGACCGGGGTTGGTAAAGAGCTGGTGGCGCGGGCGATCCACTTCTGGTCGCCCCGCAGAGAACAGCCCTTTGTCGCGGTCAACTGTGGCGCCCTGTCAGAGGGGGTGCTGGAAAGCGAACTGTTCGGCCATGAAAAAGGGGCCTTTACCGGCGCCCATGCCAAACGGATCGGCTATTTTGAGCTGGCCAGCCGCGGCACCCTGTTTCTGGATGAGATCGGTACCACCAACAACGCCTTTCAGGTGCGGCTGCTGCGGGTGCTGCAGGAACGGGTGGTGCAGCGGGTCGGCGGCGGTATCTCGATCCCGGTTGACAGCCGGATTATCGCTGCCACCAACCGGGATCTGGAAGAGGAGGCACGTCAGGGCAGGTTCCGCGCTGATCTCTACTACCGGCTGGGGGTGGTGACCCTGCGGGTGCCGCCCCTGCGGGAACGGCCTGAAGATATCCGCCTGCTGGCAGAACATTTTCTGGCCGGACATGGGGCCATTAATCCCCGTATCACCGGTATTGCTCCGGCCGGCATGCGGCTGCTGGAACAGTACGACTATCCCGGCAATGTGCGGGAGCTGGAGAACATCATTGAGCGGGCCATGATCCTGGAAACCGGCACTGTACTGACTCCAGAAAGTCTGCTGATCGGCTGCCAGAATGAAGCTACCGGTACGGATGAAGTAGAATCACTGCGGATTGACGAGGCAGAACAGGAACATATCCTGCGGGTACTGAAGAGCTGCAATGGACGCAAACTGGAGGCAGCCCGCCTGCTGGGGATCAATAAAACCACCCTTTGGCGCAAGATGAAGCGGTACGGGATCGGTGAGGAATCAGTATAA
- a CDS encoding sensor histidine kinase, with product MQRLGIRRKTLIALLGVAVPALIAFSALIILTTAHILQQNAGRQVSTLASRSAQGLAELVDHSQTTLRTMAGSPELDAFRTAALGGNQLQLKTVLARMEQSFLGWQKLDPALQAIRLIDPVGHVLVKVKEGKVNQAAGPPQQPYQMPMVHFVGGRDFFQAALQLPQNSILISNLERGKIDEEEAFCPAMVRFAMPLLAGNKRVGVLVINVWGDQAGRLINRVIAEQEGSAFLVERNPADKKRNGIYLFHRDTACEFGDQTGSQRTVLNDYPPEITTAWMNSDHGITRDPRTRDMLAHAFYSPYGQQDRGWVVVVNAKRDFFLGPLATIKRLTGLWAVVVVILATAVSLFFARSLTRPLQGVVDGVRRMGQQPQERIRIAVGDEVGFLAAEINRMADAMQEQAEEKLRVEEQIRTTEKLASIGEMAAGLAHELNTPLGNIKALALLARKGVAQGGCDRESLQGDLDDIADQASKCSSIIGGLLSFARRSEGVPASHDPLTLLQDAFALVRLRAEKLQVALQCTETGPLPRLYLDGDQLRQVFVNILLNAIDATPGGSVTVSVQAEADRMLFRFCDTGCGIQAEHLDRIFDPFFTTKEVGQGTGLGLSVSYGMLQGMGGQIEVASQPGTGTTFTVILPVNTAAENSL from the coding sequence ATGCAACGACTCGGAATTCGCCGCAAGACCTTGATTGCCCTGTTAGGGGTGGCCGTGCCTGCCCTGATCGCCTTCTCTGCCTTGATTATCCTGACCACCGCCCATATTCTGCAGCAGAACGCCGGGCGCCAAGTCAGCACCCTGGCCAGCCGTTCTGCCCAGGGGCTGGCAGAACTGGTTGATCATTCACAGACAACCTTGCGCACCATGGCCGGGTCGCCGGAGCTTGATGCCTTCCGTACTGCTGCGCTTGGGGGCAATCAGCTACAGCTGAAAACCGTGCTTGCGCGGATGGAGCAGAGCTTCCTGGGCTGGCAGAAGCTTGATCCTGCCCTGCAGGCGATCCGCCTGATTGATCCGGTCGGGCATGTGCTGGTCAAGGTCAAGGAAGGCAAGGTTAATCAGGCGGCTGGCCCCCCGCAGCAGCCCTATCAAATGCCGATGGTGCACTTTGTCGGTGGCAGGGATTTCTTTCAGGCGGCCCTGCAGTTGCCGCAGAACAGCATCCTGATCTCAAACCTGGAACGGGGCAAGATTGATGAAGAAGAGGCGTTCTGCCCCGCCATGGTACGGTTTGCCATGCCGCTGCTGGCTGGTAACAAGCGGGTCGGGGTGCTGGTGATCAATGTCTGGGGTGATCAGGCCGGTCGCTTGATCAACCGGGTCATTGCCGAGCAGGAGGGGAGTGCCTTTCTGGTGGAGCGCAACCCGGCTGACAAAAAGCGCAACGGCATCTATCTCTTTCATCGCGACACGGCCTGCGAATTTGGCGACCAGACCGGCAGTCAGCGTACCGTCCTGAACGATTATCCCCCTGAAATTACCACTGCCTGGATGAACAGCGATCACGGCATAACCCGTGATCCACGTACCAGAGATATGCTGGCCCATGCCTTTTATTCTCCCTATGGGCAGCAGGATCGGGGCTGGGTGGTGGTGGTCAATGCCAAGCGGGACTTTTTTCTCGGCCCCCTTGCCACCATCAAGCGTCTGACCGGTTTGTGGGCCGTGGTGGTGGTGATCCTGGCAACGGCGGTCTCGCTCTTTTTTGCCCGTTCCTTGACCCGTCCGCTGCAGGGGGTGGTGGATGGGGTGCGCCGGATGGGGCAGCAGCCGCAAGAGCGGATCAGGATTGCCGTTGGTGACGAGGTCGGATTTCTGGCTGCCGAGATCAACCGGATGGCTGATGCCATGCAGGAACAGGCTGAAGAGAAGCTGCGGGTGGAGGAGCAGATCCGCACTACCGAAAAACTGGCCTCCATTGGCGAGATGGCTGCCGGTCTGGCCCATGAGCTGAACACGCCGCTGGGTAATATCAAGGCATTGGCACTGCTGGCCCGCAAGGGGGTTGCGCAGGGTGGTTGTGACCGGGAATCGCTGCAGGGGGATCTGGATGATATTGCTGATCAGGCCAGCAAATGTAGCAGTATCATCGGCGGCCTGCTCAGCTTTGCCCGGCGCTCGGAAGGTGTTCCTGCCAGCCATGATCCGCTGACCCTGCTGCAGGATGCCTTTGCCCTGGTCCGCTTGCGTGCTGAAAAACTGCAGGTTGCCCTGCAATGTACTGAAACAGGGCCGCTGCCTCGTCTGTATCTGGATGGCGACCAGCTGCGGCAGGTCTTTGTCAATATTCTGCTGAACGCCATTGATGCAACGCCGGGTGGTTCAGTAACGGTTTCGGTGCAGGCAGAGGCAGATCGGATGCTGTTCCGTTTTTGCGACACCGGCTGCGGTATTCAGGCTGAGCATCTTGACCGGATCTTTGACCCGTTTTTTACCACCAAAGAGGTGGGGCAGGGGACCGGACTGGGGCTCTCGGTCAGCTACGGTATGCTGCAGGGGATGGGGGGACAGATTGAGGTTGCAAGTCAGCCCGGCACAGGAACAACCTTTACCGTCATACTGCCGGTGAACACGGCAGCGGAGAACAGCCTATGA
- a CDS encoding cytochrome c3 family protein, with translation MRTIGLLLILLLTGSVAWCFDAGSSCVTCHSDRAKLKELGAEAMYLDPAQVDREVGMKGKPSCVDCHLGDPKAADKAAAHKGMLAPFLVAAGKNHKGQALSREAAGALLPLVPKSKGMNSMIPKGDPKKLQEAGVKKIVGIQWHDRDPETMAYAPRVAEQTCGRCHAKAVKEYNSSAKGLTKNQRAFRDWSEKQPGPQNCGMWPGQNEEGIRSHTSVPYTKAMNGAMERSCNMCHASCNDCHFKPVANKGTHSFGKPDTPSCYGGGRASICHAGPMDRRRGAGYVRGEYAFPANLPQGAHVKAGLECLDCHKPANHQFGHLAADDARNACKNCHGQIVKAVQSSSHGKVDCASCHVTVSGAYQYTFWGQGHYYGVETPYGKHKEYYGTRDLPTIIKNAAGRYIPVKPYPMAVLNQTTELGPTGLLFRAIPQRTVAGNPRIGEPVTFEVARSATDVNDAYIVVGTRNDLPGGNKAILWIQMDKLSHAMGKPRNCGSCHDSKAQVGKSEWSYFEDRDVTKPFKGSYTIIADKNGIRFSNVAWEQPSLAPNRKLQDIAPFAVLPTTAWDVKGINFELPYNKVRTDKTRKELDRFLIKLDKLKSDPKTAEIRSIAYHNLAMAKKMLKQK, from the coding sequence ATGAGGACAATCGGGCTGCTGCTGATCCTGCTACTGACAGGCTCTGTTGCGTGGTGCTTTGATGCAGGCTCAAGTTGTGTTACCTGCCACAGCGACCGGGCCAAACTGAAAGAGCTGGGGGCCGAGGCGATGTACCTTGACCCGGCTCAGGTTGATCGGGAAGTGGGTATGAAGGGTAAGCCGAGCTGCGTGGACTGCCACCTGGGTGATCCCAAGGCTGCTGACAAGGCTGCCGCCCATAAAGGGATGCTGGCTCCGTTTCTGGTGGCAGCCGGTAAAAACCATAAGGGTCAGGCTCTGTCCCGTGAGGCAGCCGGGGCCCTGCTACCACTGGTACCAAAGAGCAAGGGGATGAACAGCATGATCCCCAAGGGTGATCCCAAGAAACTACAGGAAGCAGGGGTCAAGAAAATCGTCGGCATCCAGTGGCACGACCGCGATCCCGAGACCATGGCCTATGCCCCCAGGGTTGCCGAACAGACCTGTGGCAGGTGCCACGCCAAGGCGGTCAAGGAGTACAACAGCTCAGCCAAGGGGCTGACCAAAAACCAGCGTGCTTTCCGTGACTGGTCTGAAAAACAGCCAGGTCCGCAAAACTGTGGTATGTGGCCCGGTCAGAATGAAGAAGGTATTCGCAGCCATACTTCTGTTCCCTACACCAAAGCCATGAACGGCGCCATGGAGCGTTCCTGCAATATGTGCCACGCCTCCTGCAATGACTGTCACTTCAAACCTGTGGCCAATAAGGGTACCCACTCCTTTGGCAAACCGGACACCCCCAGTTGCTATGGTGGTGGCAGGGCCAGCATCTGCCATGCCGGACCGATGGACCGCCGACGCGGCGCAGGTTATGTCAGGGGTGAATACGCCTTCCCGGCCAACCTGCCCCAGGGAGCCCATGTCAAGGCAGGTCTTGAGTGCCTTGATTGCCACAAACCTGCCAATCACCAGTTCGGGCATCTGGCTGCCGACGATGCCCGCAATGCCTGCAAAAACTGCCACGGACAGATTGTTAAGGCCGTACAGAGTTCATCCCACGGCAAGGTTGATTGCGCCTCCTGCCATGTCACCGTATCAGGTGCCTATCAGTACACCTTCTGGGGGCAGGGCCATTACTACGGGGTAGAGACCCCCTATGGCAAGCATAAGGAGTATTACGGCACCCGCGACCTGCCGACCATCATCAAAAATGCAGCCGGTCGCTATATTCCGGTTAAACCGTACCCGATGGCGGTCTTGAACCAGACCACCGAACTGGGCCCCACCGGCCTGTTGTTCCGGGCCATTCCCCAGCGCACCGTAGCGGGTAACCCGCGTATCGGAGAACCGGTCACCTTTGAGGTGGCACGTTCTGCAACTGATGTGAATGATGCCTACATTGTGGTTGGTACCCGCAATGACCTGCCTGGCGGCAACAAGGCCATACTCTGGATCCAGATGGACAAGCTGAGCCACGCCATGGGTAAGCCCCGCAACTGTGGCAGCTGCCATGACAGCAAGGCCCAGGTGGGTAAATCGGAATGGAGCTACTTTGAAGATCGTGATGTGACCAAGCCATTCAAGGGCAGCTACACGATTATCGCAGACAAGAACGGTATCCGCTTCAGTAACGTTGCCTGGGAACAGCCGTCACTGGCCCCCAATCGCAAGCTGCAGGATATTGCCCCGTTTGCCGTGCTTCCCACCACAGCCTGGGATGTAAAGGGAATCAACTTTGAGCTTCCGTACAACAAGGTCAGGACCGACAAGACCCGTAAGGAACTTGACCGGTTCCTGATCAAACTGGACAAGCTGAAGTCCGACCCGAAAACAGCAGAGATTCGCAGCATCGCCTACCATAACCTGGCCATGGCAAAGAAGATGTTAAAACAGAAATAG